The window tcagatatacttggatgtgtagtgtcagcgtttgttgctggcatgtcatccctaagtttgctaatcttgccagtGAAAAAAACAtgaaagtagttggcaatatcagtcagttttgtgatgaatgagccatctgattcaatgaacgATGGAGATAAGTTtgcattttttcccaaaatgttATTGatggtgctccaaagcttttttacTGACATTCTTtatgtaatttatctttgtttcatagtgtagtttcttattctttttattcagtttagccACACGATTTCTCAATTttcagtacgtttgccaatcggttgtgcagccagacttatttgccattccttttgcctcatccctctcaactaTACAcattttgcattcctcatcaatccacagggatttaaccATTTTTACAGTcgttttcttaatgggtgcatgcttattagtaactgggataagAAATGttattaaaaaaatgtgtcaagtgcagatAGACAGCCAGCGCCTgagttctgttctcctctgtggcAGGCAGCAGGATCGAGGATGTCTTCACAGCTAAGCTGAGCATTTGTATCAGACAAATACTGAACTCTGCATTCACTCTCACTGATCCTTCATTCTCCCTGGGACATAAAAGCTGAATTAGTGATAACATTTGACATTTCCATGGCCTTTCCACTCAGATGACCATGAATAACATTGTgtctgctcgtgtgtgtgtgtgtgtgtgagacgtaCAGTATTGTCAGTGACGCATGCACATTCCTTCTGTATATGTCACAGGAAAGGACAGCAGAACAGGCACACAAAAGGAATGACTTTCCATACTGTATACAATGTCCATCTCTTTGAACAGTTGCTATTTAGCAACTAAACTAACTAAATAAAAGACATTAGTAGGCTACCACTGAATGGGTATAGTATTGATCCCTACTTGTCCTTTCCCCTATTCCCCAGGGCAACGTGACCTTCTCGTGCTCTGAGCCCCAGCCCCAGATGGTGTCCACCACCTTCCTGTCCTCCAGTGGTAGCTACCTGTCTCTACCCCTGGGGCCTCTTGGGGTGTGGGGGCTGGACGTACACTTCCACTTCAGGACCTGGAACCAGGAAGGACTTCTGTTCTCCACCGGCCTGGCACAGGGATCACAGCACCTGGTTTTGCAAATCAGCAGAGGCCAACTGCACCTAATGGTCCATGGAGCTGCTGAGCAGAAAACAAACATTTCCATAGGTTAGCAGCTAGCTGGCTAGAAAAAGGCACCTAATGGCATGTCAGAGTGACTTTACAGTGGCTAATGTTTGCTACGTTTGCTAATAACAATGAACTGGCAGCATTATGGGACTGCAGTAAATGTAGCCTAACCCATGCTTTGTTTTTCTGTGTTCTGTTTTACTAGAAGTCGGTGTAACTGATGGCCTGTGGCATTCTGTTAGTCTGAGCTACAGAGATTTGATGGTTTCCCTGGTCTTGGACAATGAGCCAACATCTACCATGGACGTACAAAGTCATGCAGACTCAGGCAATAGTGTATTTTTTGGAGGTAAGATGGCAGTCTTTAAACTATTGCTTATTATTGGTGGAAAATTGGTAACGACTGTGTCTTAAATTATGCTTGAATTTCTTAGGTGTGTGTTTTAATTAAATAAGGGCTTCGTCAACATGTGTTTGATGACTATTTCTGGAATGATTTAGCAATACAAATATTGTCATGATTTCCAACAGGTTGTCCCCAATACAGTGGTGACTGTAAGAACCCTACTGTGGCCTTCCAGGGGTGCATGCGTCAGATCCTCCTAAATAACCAACTTGTGGATCTACCCCGTGTGCAGCAAGGGCTTTTGGGTAATTACAGCAAGCTTCAGTTCGACATCTGTGGGATCCGCAACAGGTATGCTCACAAAATCTCAACAATTCATGTTTTTATATCTTGTATATATCTTTAGTTACTGTAGGTGACACTTTTCTATTCCACATAAGGGAAAgtatctctgtttctgtctcttcaATCTATCAGTATCACATGTGAATGACCTGAGATCAGATGGAAGGACTCCCATTACAACAGACAGTATGACATGTGTATGACCTGAGATCAGATGGAAGGATTCCCATTACAACAGACAGTATGACATGTGTATGACCTGAGATCAGATGGCAGGActctcattacaacagacactATAACATGTGTATGACCTGAGATCAGATGGAAGGACTCCCATTACAACAGACAGTATGACATGTGTATGACCTGAGATCAGATGGAAGGATTCCCATTACAACAAAGAGCTTTTTCCTGGGCTGGATCCTAAATGGcaccatagtgctctacttttgaccaaaagttgtgtactatatagggaatagggagccatttggaacGCATACCCCTGGACTGTATGCCTGTACTGTCACACTGCCAAAGCCAGAAACATCCTCTGAATAATtaatttgtgtgtgcgtgtgtctgtgtgtgtgtgtgtgtgtgtgtgtgtgtgtgtgtgtgtgtgtgtgtgtgtgtgtgtgtgtgtgtgtgtgtgtgtgtgtgtgtgtgtgtgtgtgtgtgtgtgtgtgtgtgtgtgtgtgtgtgtgtgtctcccatcccatcccatcccatccctccctgGGCATCTTTCCCTGCCAGTATTGATTTGCCCGTGTGCCAGCTCTGACCATTAGGCTGAGTGAGAAATATGTTGTGGCTGTGCCAGAGCAGGCAGCAGTGATTAGGTTGACGCGCTCCAGGAGTCACACTCTGTTTCCTCCCTAAGCCTGCTctatggaggaatggagagacggaggggtggagggaacGGGCAGAGGAGACAGCACAGACAGTGGCTATATCGAGGGTTATAGACAGTGGATATGCAAAGACACAACACTATGATAGAGGAACTGCCTTATATATCTATTTTATCTTCTATTAATGTCTTTTCATGCTACTGTATGCCGCTCTGCAGTCATGAGTTATGTTCGGAGTGtgaacatgtctctctctccgtagATGTCTGCCTAATTTTTGTGAGCATGACGGACGATGCACCCAATCTTGGGATACTTTCTACTGTGACTGCTCAGGGACAGGCTACACTGGAGAAACCTGTCACAACTGTAAGTCAACCTGTCACAACTGCGGCCCAATTGTAATGCCCGTGATACATTTGGGCTGACTTTGGATATCCCTATGGGGTTAGTTAGAGACCATTGGTAAATTACCCAAGGTACATGGGACAATGTGTTCTAAAAAGCTCCAAATTTCAAATGCTTAACCTCAAACCAACTATACATTTTAGAAATTCCtatacaaatattgaaagcatttaatgagaAAACTAAAAGGTGTGTAATATGAAAATATTGTCtcatttacattgtgtaatttattgatggtccctaactagccACAGGGATAGGCTATCCAAAGTCAAACCAATTTTGCCATGGTCGCACACCAGCTGGCTGAAGCTAATTGGCTAAATTATTTGGTTAACTCTTCCCACCGGCGAAGACACACAAGAGACCCACATCAAACTACACCCCAAAACCAACTCAGTCGCCCTTTAAACTGGCTCCTTCGTGATAATGAAAATTTTCACCTGTGAAAAGATACAGTACAAATACACTCAGTGGACAGTTTATTAGTTACACAACCCTGCTCGAgaaaatggttcgctcctacagacTGTCAGTCGCGTTGCCATGGCTTGCGACATAAACGCAAGCAGACAGGCATCggggcattcagttactgttggATTGAACTTTAGAATGGGCAAAAATGAGTGGGCATGGTGTgagccaggcgcaccggttccagtatctcagaaattgCCGGCCTCCTGGGCTTGTCACGCACAACaatgtctagggtttaccgagaatggtgtGATGAATAAAAAAcgtccagtcagcggcagtcctgtgggcaaaaacagctcattgatgagaggtcgaaggagaatggcaagaatcatgCAAGCTAACAGGTGGGCCACAAACAGGCGAATAACggcacagtacaacagtggtgtgcagaacggcatctcggaacgcacaactcgtcggtccttgtcacggatgggctattgcagcaaaCGACCACACCAGGTTCCACTCCAATCAGCTAAAAACAGAAAGAAGAGCCTCCAGTGGTcacgcgatcaccaacactggacaattgaggagtggaaaaacttTGCCTGGTCCGACGAGTCCCAGTTCCtattgcgtcatgctgatggcagagtcaggatttggtgtaaacagcatgagtccatggctcATCCTACCTGGTGTCCACCCGGTACAGGCTGGTGGGGTATTGGTGTGggaaatgttttcctggcacacattAGGTACCTTGATACCAAGTGAGCAACATTTCCATGcccaaagaattcaggctgttctgggggcaaagGGGGTCTGACCCGGTACTAGACGGGTGTACCTACTAAAATGGCCACCGAGTGTATATTATGTTTAATATACTGTATAGAGTGACTAAAGTTACATTAGTGTTTCCACTATTTCCCATCACTGAACTCTCATTGATATTCCCATCAGGGTGTCATAAATTGTGAAGTGGAGGGCACTTTACTGACTGCTGTATTATAATGTACCTCAACCCCCGGTTAAAAGCTGCCGTGGATTTCTTCTTCAAACCATTACCGTTCGCACATTTTGCGTGTGACAAGAAAATGTAATTGAGTGCTCTTGGCATACGTTCATACATTTACAGAAACACGTGTATGGGCTATTGATATAAGTACTCATCTTGCTTCCCACAGCTATTTATGAAGCGTCGTGTGAGGCACACCGACAAATGGGGAGTACGTCTGGCTACTTCTACATTGATCCAGATGGCAGTGGTCCTCTAAAGGCAACACTGGTCTACTGCAACATGACTGGTGAGCTCATGGCTTGgcatagcctggttaaaccagactgaattCTAGTGAATCAATGGTGAGCACAGCGTTTGGTAACCAGGCTAGGCCAGGGAAGCTACTGGTGCAGTTTTTGGATATTCTCAATTAGATAATATGGGGCTAATGCGATtaaggtctctcttggaaaagagatgtaatctcaatgagaaaaacctgtataaataaaggtaaaataaaaagaaTGTAAAAGTGTGTCCACCACTTTACACATCTTTGTTTATCTCTGGTGTACTTTCCATACAGTTGACTAACCCGAATTAAATTAACAATCAGAAATGTGAAGGACACCTATCTTGGAAAACAGAATTACATTCTAGAAGTCTTTCTCATGCTAATATGATAATCTGGATTATCCACTGGTGCTGTTAACCCGAATATCCTGTATATAAAGTAAAATGGCTGCTTTGTCTTCCCTATAGAGGACAAGGTATGGACAGTGGTGGGCCACAACAACAGGGGGTTTGTGAATGTGACTGGAGCCACAACAAAGAAGCCGCATGTGATGCGGTTCAACTACACAGCCTCCCTGGAGCAGCTCCGCACTCTGATTGGACGGTCTGAGCACTGTCAACAGGAAGTGGTCTACAGCTGCAGGAAGTCCCGTCTCTTCAATACTTGGGGTGAGTCTTATTGGAAGCCTGATAAGTGCAAACAGTATACAGAGAGCTCAAGTTTAATTCAAATTACACAATGGATTTCTGCAAAAAAAAAGTTGTGCGAAAATATTCAGAGTGAGTTTTAAGTATTGCCGAACCCTCTGCTCCCTTTGATTCCAACTCCCACTGTGAAAAAAGCCTCACTGAGTTCTTCTGGTGTCTCGCCTGGGGAGTTTTTGTTTCTCATATGAAATATTGATGCAGGCGGTCTTGTTTTAGATACAGGCAAGACAATATGTCAAGACGAGGTATTTCACCAACTTGCGGTGGAATTGCCTACAAAATCAATTAGTCTCCCTAGGCAGACGTTTGCCTCCCACGGCGTGCGTCGTAGGGCCGGGTGTACAGGACTAAAAATCAATCATGTGTTTTCTATGATGGCAGAAGATGAACCTTTGTGTGTAGCAGGTGAACATGTTCTATGTGCCAAGCAGATCACATTGGCCAGTCGAAAAGAGGAGAGTTGAACATGTAATACATCGTTTTCTTTTCATAGAGTTTTGCATGATGGAAATAAATGTGCCTTGGTTGTAGACGGGAGGCCCCTGTCGTGGTGGCTGGACCGGAGTGGAGAGAAACAGACCTACTGGGGAGGCTCTGTACCTGGGGTCCAACAGTGCTCCTGCAGCCTGGAGGAGAACTGCATCGACATGAACTACTTCTGCAACTGTGATGCAGACACACACTTATGGTACAGTGGATGCCAATTTGTTTTATGACCTGCATTAACAACATTCACGTGTTTTTACCAATCAGTCTTTCCTTCTATAAATGGATCATTTCTCAGAGCTTTGAGTACATCTTTAAATTGAGTAAACTGAGGTTGTGTCTAAATGTATCTCGCCTTTTTCCAACAGGGTAAACGACACAGGATTGCTGTCCTACAAAGATCACCTACCACTGACTGAGATTGTAATAGGAGACACCAACAGGACAGGCTCAGCAGCTGTATACAGAGTCGGCTCCCTTCACTGCAACGGTGACAGTAAGTTTAGTTCAGTTCATATAATTATCCCAAAAGCGAGTGTGCCAATAAcaattatattttttgttcatacAGACTATGCCAACCAAAAAGTTCTGTGTTTTTGTAACAGTAGGGGGAGGTCAGGTAAATTGTCAGAGTTCTGACATTTTCAGTTACTTTATTTTTTAACTGTACTTTCCTGTATTTGCAGGGTTCCTGTGGAATTCAGCCTCTTTCTATCCTGGGTCGTCGTCCCTCCACTTCCCTAAGTTCCAGGCTGAGCTCAGTGCGGACATCTCCCTGTATTTCAAGACCACAGCTTCCTCTGGTGTTCTCCTGGAGAACCTGGGGACCGCTGACTTCATCACCCTGAAGTTGACCAGTGAGTCTGTCTCTCCCTAAATCTCAAATCAACCAAACCCTAACTCCTCTCTAGTCACTTGTGTAAATGATCACCTCAAGTTGAAACCTTTTCTGTTCTAGATGAAAGATGACTTGGACTTGATTAGATAGTTCTGATAACATTATGGACAACTGTGGTTTAGTCGGGAGAATACATTGGCCCAGGAGCCAAAGACTCCAAGCCAAAGACAAATCCATCTTAAACAAAAGTGGGCCACATTTTGAACTTTAatttctgtctgtcctcctcagcTCCCTCAGCTATCACATTCATCTTTGACGTGGGGAATGGCCCGGTGGACTTGACGGTGACGTCCCCTGTCCCCTTGAATGATAAGCAGTGGCACTACGTTAGGGCTGAACGCAACCTGAAGGAGGCTTCCCTGCAAGTGGACCAGCTGCCCCTACACACTCTGGAGGCCCCCTCTGAAGGGCACTACCGTCTGCAGCTCAAAAGCCTACTGTTCATAGGTAGGCACTAGACTCGACCCTAACAACACTTTCTTTGCATATTAGATACGGTTTCGTTCCACATTGGAAGTAGTATTATTCTATTTCAAGAGCAGTTTAAACGTACCGTTTATACTTCCTGTGTTTCCTGCCGCCTACTTCCTGCCAGGAGGATCCACCTTCAAAGAGAGCAGTTTCCTGGGCTGCATCCGTGCATTGACCCTGAACGGCGTGACCCTTGACCTGGAGGAGCAGGCCAAGTTGACCCCAGGAGTGACCCCAGGCTGCCCTGGTCACTGCAGCGGCTCTGCTAGTGTCTGTCATAACAGAGGGCGGTGTATGGAGAAAAACAGTGGATATGTCTGTGACTGTACACACTCTGCCTACAATGGACCACACTGCAAGAAAGGTGAGTAACCCCAACAAACAGCAATAAGCTAAACAAAAAAAAAGATTGTGATAAGCTGAGTTAATGACTCTCTTTGTGGTTAGGAAAATGTATGAAATTAGATTTAGAAAAGTATTATTTCAAAAGATTTTGGAAGTGTATTTGATCAAAGGGGTGATCAAAGCATGTATTAAAAAGATCAGAGATGCTTTCTTTTCAATCCCTTGGGCTCTTTCATTTCCATTAATCCGAAAACTAATAGGACGGGCCAGGACATATTTTCTGTTGGACTGAATTCCATTCAAAAGCTGTGTTCATGCTGGCCTGACACACAACAGGACTCCTGCTGAGACCACGCCACCCATTATGGATGAATCCTGTATTCATCCACTGGCATCAAAGCAGGTTTTATCACTTCAGATATCACCTATTCACAGCGTTTTGAATGGACAGGGTCATGCTTTAGGGGTAGGTGCACTTGGTACCTCAGAGAATGTGTGACTTCTGTTTGATCCATTGATGATCTAGCCGTGTTTCTTTGAGTTTTACTCTTTCAAAGCATCCCTTTTGTTCTGACCCATTCAACATTCAGATAAGCCGGTTCTTGCAAATGCTGTCTGAATCTGTGTCTGAGATCAACAGCACAACACGGCACTACTGAATGAGGAGCCTTCTACACTAACAACAACATCCGTGTTTGTATCCCTGTGACAGAAGTGTCAATGTCCTTCGAGAGTGGCTCCTCGGTGACCCTTACCTTCCAGATGCCTTTCCCAGTCATGCACAACAGAGACCGAGGTAGCCAGTCGTCTAGCCGTCAGCCAATCCATAGCCAGTCGTCTAGCCGTCAGCCAATCCATAGCCAGTCCTCAGGCATCTATGCCCACGACGGCGAGTCCAGAGAAAACGTTGCCCTCAGCTTTCTGACGACTCGCACCCCTGCCATGTTACTCTGTGTCAGCACCTACCATCAACAGTACCTGGCTATCATCCTCGCTAACAACGGTAGCTATCTTTTTGCTATCTCCGTCCATtgttctctctgtgtttatctcATAACAGCACCGTAAGAGGAGACGCTTTTTATGATTTTCTTAAACTTTTGTAGGGAGTCTGCAGATCTGGTTCCgtctgaacagagaggagagagccgAGATCTTTACTCCCAAAGCCTCCAGCCTAGCCGATGGGCAGCTCCACCGTGTCCAAGTACACCGGGAAGGCAAAGACCTTTATGTCCAGGTCAGTGATCTCTATCTGAATCTATTTCAACATAGCAAAGTATTATGTTTATAGCATAGACAGTCAGCCCACCTTGATGGCATGTTCAAGTGTATTTGGAAATGTTTGCTTTTTTCTTCAACCAGATTGACAAAGCCATCGACCAGAAATACAACCTTTCTTCTGACCTGAAGATGAACACACTACGATCTCTGACTTTGGGTAAAGTCACAGCTACATCAGGAGGACATGCTGGTTTGGCTGAGGAGGTGCTTAGGGCAGGATCCAAGGGTTTCATTGGCTGCCTGTCGTCTGTCCAGTTCAATCATTTGACACCGCTGAAGACAGCCATTCTGAATCATGGAAGCTCATTAGTCCATGTTCTTGGCAATCTAGTTGAATCGAACTGTGGAGCCTTAGCTGATAGTACAACTTCACAATCAACATCTGGTGAGTTTAATAGCATTGATGTCAATCATGTTTGGCTTCACAATATGGATTTTATTTATGTAATTCTAttagcatacagtgcattcggaaagtattgagttttccaacattttgttacattacagccttgattCAACCATTTATTCCCCCTCATAagtcgacacacaataccccataatgacaaagtaaaaaccgttgtttgtttttttactcagtactttgttgaaacaccttttggcagcgattacagcctcaagtctttttgggtatgacgctataagcttggcacacctgtatttggtagtttctcccattcttctctgcagatcctctcaagctctgttaggtagGATGATGAGCTTCaccgcacagctattttcaggtctctcaagagatgtttgatcgggttcaagtctgggctctggctgggccactcaaggacatttagagacttgtaccgaagccactcctgcgttgtctttgctgtgtgcttagggtcgttgtcttgatggaaggtgaaccttcaccccagtctgaggtcctgagcactctggagcagattttcatcaaggatctctctgtacatttacatttaagtcatttagcagacgctcttatccagagcgacttacaaattggtgcatacaccttatgacatccagtggaacagccacttgcatctaaatctttttttttgggggagaaggggggtgagaaggattacttaccctatcctagacttaccctatcctaggtattccttgaagaggtggggtttcaggtgtctccggaaggtggtgattgactccgctgtcctggcgtcgtgagggagtttgttccaccattgggggccagagcagcgaacagttttgactgggctgagcgggaactgtacttcctcagtggtagggaggcgagcaggccagaggtggatgaacgcagtgcccttgtttgggtgtagggcctgatcagagcctggaggtactgaggtaccGTTCCCCTCACaactccgtaggcaagcaccatggtcttgtagcggatgcgagcttcaactggaagccagtggagagagcggaggagcagggtgacgtgagagaacttgggaaggttgaacaccagacgggctgtggcgttctggatgagttgtaggggtttaatggcacaggcagggagcccagccaacagcgagttgcagtaatccagacgggagatgacaagtgcctggattaggacctgcgccgcttcctgtgtgaggcagggtcgtactctgcagatgttgtagagcatgaacctacaggaacgggc is drawn from Oncorhynchus keta strain PuntledgeMale-10-30-2019 chromosome 37, Oket_V2, whole genome shotgun sequence and contains these coding sequences:
- the LOC118370168 gene encoding contactin-associated protein-like 5, which encodes MLYRNLDIMPAVLANMSSRSASWFYIVSYFVLSIFGSIHAANNCNGPLLSVLPESSFESSSTSSSSQLPHSAKLNRREGEGGWAPERSDRQPWLQLDLREKMEVTAIATQGRSGSSDWVTSFMLLFSDSGLAWKQYGQSEDTGHTYTGNANSEGVVQHKLVHSIAARFLRFVPLDWSTTGWIGLRVEVYGCVYKSDVANFNGRSALLYRFNQKSQRTVKDVISLRFKSYGADGVLVHGEGHRGDYLTLELHHGTLALHLNLDDAKLYPSSANVSVFLGCLLDDQLWHYVLVKRSNKQVNLTMDGHTRHLSTTGVEDSLEVDYELSFGGIPIPGKPGSFLRKNFHGCIENLYYNGVNIINLAKRRKLQIHSVGNVTFSCSEPQPQMVSTTFLSSSGSYLSLPLGPLGVWGLDVHFHFRTWNQEGLLFSTGLAQGSQHLVLQISRGQLHLMVHGAAEQKTNISIEVGVTDGLWHSVSLSYRDLMVSLVLDNEPTSTMDVQSHADSGNSVFFGGCPQYSGDCKNPTVAFQGCMRQILLNNQLVDLPRVQQGLLGNYSKLQFDICGIRNRCLPNFCEHDGRCTQSWDTFYCDCSGTGYTGETCHNSIYEASCEAHRQMGSTSGYFYIDPDGSGPLKATLVYCNMTEDKVWTVVGHNNRGFVNVTGATTKKPHVMRFNYTASLEQLRTLIGRSEHCQQEVVYSCRKSRLFNTWDGRPLSWWLDRSGEKQTYWGGSVPGVQQCSCSLEENCIDMNYFCNCDADTHLWVNDTGLLSYKDHLPLTEIVIGDTNRTGSAAVYRVGSLHCNGDRFLWNSASFYPGSSSLHFPKFQAELSADISLYFKTTASSGVLLENLGTADFITLKLTTPSAITFIFDVGNGPVDLTVTSPVPLNDKQWHYVRAERNLKEASLQVDQLPLHTLEAPSEGHYRLQLKSLLFIGGSTFKESSFLGCIRALTLNGVTLDLEEQAKLTPGVTPGCPGHCSGSASVCHNRGRCMEKNSGYVCDCTHSAYNGPHCKKEVSMSFESGSSVTLTFQMPFPVMHNRDRGSQSSSRQPIHSQSSSRQPIHSQSSGIYAHDGESRENVALSFLTTRTPAMLLCVSTYHQQYLAIILANNGSLQIWFRLNREERAEIFTPKASSLADGQLHRVQVHREGKDLYVQIDKAIDQKYNLSSDLKMNTLRSLTLGKVTATSGGHAGLAEEVLRAGSKGFIGCLSSVQFNHLTPLKTAILNHGSSLVHVLGNLVESNCGALADSTTSQSTSEGVDRGVDRLKKTRSDSAVIGGLITAVFLITLCAVAVTSCFLYRRCSHTHPQEKSSISQKKDPRHSPEHSYPAGLENSYPVDLVLDLNLDLLSSVSHSRKEYYI